In Halococcus saccharolyticus DSM 5350, the following are encoded in one genomic region:
- a CDS encoding MFS transporter, with protein sequence MATSDASRDISVPWRSSTVQAVLLSTLLAPFSVALISPGLPVFRDAFGVTDTGASLLLSAVLIPGIFLSPVMGLLTDRVGRRRILVASLLVWSLAGGVVVFRPAFPVVLALRFVQGTALAGIGITTVTLVSDAFEDVQRNAVLGANTAALSAGAAAYPLVGGALVAVSWNAPFAMYLLGVPVALFAHLVLEEPSGERETRNLVYLRRVVGALSAREAIVLYGSAFLVDFLLVGTVFTALPFLLAATYELSPVLIGLVVTTGEVASTVAATQNGRLAKRLSDHEILTVAFVAIGIGLVGAWLAATPLLIAVATLGFGAGWGLALPSIDAGVSDLVPTQFRAGALSLRGSASFVGRAAGPILFAALAVRSGYRILLLLAGVCALVFGVVLVVLMR encoded by the coding sequence TTGGCGACTTCCGACGCGTCCCGGGACATATCGGTGCCGTGGCGGTCGTCCACCGTTCAGGCCGTCCTGTTGAGCACGCTGCTGGCCCCTTTCAGCGTGGCGCTCATCAGTCCGGGGCTCCCCGTGTTCCGGGATGCGTTCGGCGTCACCGACACGGGAGCCAGCCTGCTGCTCTCCGCGGTACTGATCCCCGGCATCTTCCTCTCGCCGGTGATGGGGCTCCTCACGGACCGCGTCGGCCGACGGCGGATCCTCGTCGCCAGCCTCCTCGTCTGGAGTCTCGCCGGCGGGGTCGTCGTGTTTCGACCGGCGTTCCCGGTCGTGCTAGCTCTCCGGTTCGTACAGGGAACGGCCCTCGCCGGTATCGGTATCACCACCGTCACGCTCGTCAGCGACGCCTTCGAGGATGTCCAGCGGAACGCGGTTCTCGGCGCGAACACGGCGGCGCTCTCGGCCGGAGCGGCTGCGTACCCGCTCGTGGGTGGGGCGCTCGTCGCCGTCTCGTGGAACGCCCCGTTCGCCATGTACCTCCTCGGCGTGCCGGTCGCGCTCTTCGCCCACCTGGTTCTCGAAGAACCCTCCGGAGAGCGCGAGACCAGGAACCTCGTCTATCTCCGGCGGGTGGTCGGCGCGCTCTCGGCCCGAGAAGCGATCGTCCTGTACGGATCGGCGTTTCTGGTCGACTTCCTGCTCGTCGGGACGGTCTTCACCGCGCTCCCGTTCCTACTGGCGGCGACGTACGAGCTGTCGCCGGTACTGATCGGCCTCGTGGTGACGACCGGCGAGGTGGCGTCGACGGTCGCCGCCACGCAAAACGGTCGTCTCGCCAAACGGCTCTCGGACCACGAGATACTCACAGTGGCGTTCGTGGCGATCGGGATCGGACTCGTAGGTGCGTGGCTCGCGGCCACGCCCCTGCTGATCGCCGTCGCGACGCTCGGCTTCGGTGCCGGATGGGGGTTGGCGCTGCCATCGATCGACGCCGGCGTGAGCGATCTCGTCCCGACGCAGTTTCGGGCCGGAGCGCTGAGCCTCCGCGGTAGTGCGAGTTTCGTCGGCCGGGCGGCCGGTCCGATCCTGTTCGCAGCACTCGCGGTGCGGAGTGGCTACCGAATTCTACTGTTGTTGGCCGGCGTCTGCGCGCTCGTCTTCGGTGTCGTTCTGGTGGTGCTGATGCGATGA
- the pyrI gene encoding aspartate carbamoyltransferase regulatory subunit, whose amino-acid sequence MSERDDHELRISKIQDGTVIDHIAGGHAPDVLAILGIDGSTDEVVSVGMNVPSDRLGHKDVVKIEGRELSQDEVDVISLIAPAASINIIREYGVAEKHRVERPAVVEGVLSCPNHDCITTDGEPVTSRFEVLDDGVRCAYCETILRENLTEHISV is encoded by the coding sequence ATGAGCGAGCGCGACGACCACGAACTCCGGATCAGCAAGATTCAGGACGGCACCGTGATCGACCACATCGCGGGCGGACACGCGCCCGACGTGCTCGCCATCCTCGGGATCGACGGCTCGACCGACGAGGTCGTGAGCGTCGGGATGAACGTCCCGTCCGATCGGCTGGGCCACAAGGACGTCGTGAAGATCGAGGGCCGCGAACTCAGCCAGGACGAGGTCGACGTGATCTCGCTGATCGCGCCCGCGGCGTCGATCAACATCATCCGGGAGTACGGCGTCGCGGAGAAACACCGCGTTGAGCGGCCCGCCGTCGTCGAAGGCGTGCTCTCGTGTCCGAACCACGACTGCATTACCACCGACGGCGAGCCCGTGACCTCACGGTTCGAGGTGCTCGACGACGGCGTGCGATGTGCGTACTGCGAAACGATCCTCCGCGAGAACCTCACCGAACACATCAGCGTCTGA
- the pyrB gene encoding aspartate carbamoyltransferase, which produces MDDRDHVITAKNLSRADIETVLDRAAAIERDPPDRDRHAGRLLGLCFFEPSTRTRMSFEAAIKRLGGDALDMGPVDSSSATKGESLADTVRVIEGYADALVLRHPSEGAATMASEFVDVPLLNAGDGAGQHPTQTLLDLYTMRENAGGLADLTVGIMGDLKYGRTVHSLAYALTKFDASQHFVSPESLRLPRSVRYDLHEAGAQVREHDDLDEVLSELDVLYVTRIQRERFPDENEYRAVAGEYRIDAETLERARDECIVMHPLPRVDEIAPAVDATEHAHYFEQAHNGVPVRMALLDLLLDDTDGEEAADATDDSANGGSR; this is translated from the coding sequence ATGGACGATCGTGACCACGTCATCACCGCGAAGAACCTCTCGCGCGCCGACATCGAGACGGTGCTCGATCGTGCTGCCGCTATCGAACGCGATCCCCCGGATCGTGACCGCCACGCGGGGCGGCTGCTCGGCCTGTGCTTTTTCGAACCGAGCACGCGCACCCGGATGAGCTTCGAGGCCGCGATCAAGCGCCTCGGCGGCGACGCGCTCGATATGGGACCGGTCGATTCCTCGAGTGCGACCAAAGGCGAGAGCCTCGCCGACACCGTGCGTGTGATCGAGGGGTACGCAGACGCCCTCGTACTCCGCCATCCCAGCGAGGGTGCGGCGACGATGGCGAGCGAGTTCGTCGATGTTCCACTCCTGAACGCCGGCGACGGCGCGGGCCAACACCCCACCCAGACCCTGCTCGATCTCTACACCATGCGCGAGAACGCGGGCGGACTTGCCGATCTCACGGTCGGGATCATGGGTGATCTGAAGTACGGGCGGACGGTGCATTCGCTCGCGTACGCGCTCACCAAGTTCGACGCCAGCCAGCACTTCGTGAGTCCGGAAAGTCTCCGGCTTCCCCGTTCCGTGCGGTACGACCTCCACGAGGCCGGTGCACAGGTCCGCGAACACGATGATCTCGACGAGGTTCTCTCCGAACTCGACGTGCTCTACGTCACTCGGATCCAGCGCGAACGCTTTCCCGACGAGAACGAGTACCGCGCGGTGGCGGGCGAGTACCGCATCGACGCCGAGACTCTCGAGCGCGCCCGCGACGAGTGCATCGTGATGCATCCACTTCCCCGGGTCGACGAGATCGCGCCCGCCGTCGACGCGACCGAGCACGCCCACTACTTCGAGCAGGCCCACAACGGTGTTCCCGTCCGGATGGCGCTGCTCGATCTGCTGCTCGACGACACCGACGGTGAGGAGGCTGCGGACGCGACCGACGACAGCGCGAACGGAGGGTCTCGATGA
- a CDS encoding oligosaccharyl transferase, archaeosortase A system-associated has product MSQRREQLAERLPALDALESWYHVPLLVVLVGFMFWIRVRNWRRFLVDGEVLFSGNDAWYHLRQVEYTVVNWPSTLPFEPWTSFPTGTAVGQFGTLYDQIVATAALVIGLGSPSEQTTALTLLFAPAVFGTLVAIPAYFLAKRFGGRFGGVVGVAILALSPSTFLARSVAGFSDHHAAEAFFQVLAVAVIVIALTVAEREKPVYEQFVERDASSLRRPIGWAVLAGIAISVYIWVWPPGLLLVGIFGVFLLIALPAAYLRGESPEHVAIVSAVTLSVVGVLTLVTFQSTEISVTSFSLLHPALAFLGAIGCVFMAWLARTVEARDLPGLAYPGTILGLFVLGAVVMAIVTPSLFEYFLNQLERIVGLGSSATALTVGEAQPPFQAGVPFGEAVNQALGFFRNSYGLAFFTGIAGAVVLFVRLVLGRSKQQAAAVFILVWTALMVAATLTQTRFNYYLIVPICVLNAVLVGELIRFLASTDTATGLRNLEAYQVLTVLAVVLLITAPLVVGSGAALTSAGGYADERSYPGSTVRGWSGSLDWMANNTPAEGTYGGYNNSMDYYGEYERTDDFDYPDGAYGVLSWWDYGHWITTLGERIPTANPFQQNARQAANFLLADNVSRANEIARTEDGEGVRYVMIDWRMADPAGGALFTAPFTWYNDGPLSVYDDVTPIVTQQAGSQRPSLAFYAYEQRHYETMRTRLYSFHGSAVEPEPVVVDYESPIPQGGSIAQASPPSGNESAIKRFDNMSAARAFVEEDGSAQIGGVGAYPQERVAALEHYRLADASQRLSSQLTQTLFQRLQATGLNASELVPTSPSWVKTFERVPGAAVEGTGPANTTVEATVEMRMPGSESTFNYTQQATTDDQGEFTMTLPYSTTGYEQWGTEQGATNVSVQATGPYTFQTPVEGGSDNASRWNATAEVSEGAVIGRTNESVTVDLQQESVSIPADTSAGNDTASGNASAATNASATENGSADANASSAGGGTNATGANMTNASSMAAPGERVADATRAASPQAEGAR; this is encoded by the coding sequence ATGAGTCAACGCCGGGAGCAACTCGCCGAGCGACTCCCCGCGCTCGACGCCCTCGAGTCGTGGTATCACGTTCCGCTTCTGGTCGTGCTCGTTGGGTTCATGTTCTGGATCCGGGTGCGAAACTGGCGGCGATTCCTCGTCGACGGCGAAGTCCTCTTCAGCGGCAACGACGCCTGGTATCACCTCCGGCAGGTGGAGTACACGGTCGTGAACTGGCCATCGACGCTGCCGTTCGAGCCGTGGACCAGTTTCCCCACGGGGACGGCCGTCGGCCAGTTCGGCACGCTGTACGATCAGATCGTCGCCACCGCGGCGCTCGTGATCGGGCTCGGCAGTCCTTCGGAGCAGACCACCGCGCTCACGCTGCTGTTCGCGCCCGCAGTGTTCGGGACGCTCGTCGCGATCCCGGCGTACTTCCTCGCCAAACGGTTCGGCGGCCGGTTCGGCGGCGTGGTCGGGGTGGCGATCCTCGCGCTCTCGCCGAGTACGTTCCTCGCACGCTCGGTCGCGGGGTTTTCGGACCACCACGCCGCGGAGGCGTTCTTCCAGGTGCTCGCGGTCGCCGTGATCGTGATCGCACTCACGGTCGCCGAACGCGAGAAACCCGTCTACGAGCAGTTCGTCGAGCGTGACGCGTCCAGCCTGCGCCGACCGATCGGCTGGGCCGTCCTCGCCGGCATCGCCATCTCTGTCTACATCTGGGTGTGGCCGCCCGGCCTCCTGCTCGTCGGGATCTTCGGCGTCTTCCTCCTCATCGCGCTGCCGGCCGCGTATCTGCGCGGCGAGAGTCCGGAACACGTCGCCATCGTGAGCGCGGTCACGCTGTCGGTCGTCGGTGTTCTCACGCTCGTCACCTTCCAATCGACCGAGATCAGCGTGACCAGCTTCTCGCTGCTCCATCCCGCGCTCGCGTTCCTGGGGGCGATCGGCTGCGTGTTCATGGCGTGGCTCGCCCGGACGGTCGAAGCGCGCGACCTACCGGGGCTCGCCTACCCGGGGACGATCCTCGGGCTGTTCGTTCTCGGCGCGGTCGTGATGGCGATCGTCACGCCCTCGCTGTTCGAGTACTTCCTGAACCAGCTCGAACGCATCGTCGGGCTCGGATCGAGCGCGACTGCGCTGACCGTCGGCGAGGCTCAGCCACCCTTCCAGGCCGGCGTGCCGTTCGGTGAAGCAGTCAACCAGGCACTCGGCTTCTTCCGGAACTCCTACGGGCTCGCCTTCTTCACCGGGATCGCCGGCGCGGTAGTGTTGTTTGTGCGGCTCGTACTCGGGCGGAGCAAACAGCAAGCGGCTGCGGTGTTCATTCTTGTCTGGACCGCACTGATGGTCGCGGCGACGCTGACCCAGACACGGTTCAACTACTACCTCATCGTCCCGATCTGTGTGCTGAACGCCGTCCTCGTCGGGGAGTTGATCCGGTTTCTCGCGTCCACCGATACAGCCACGGGCCTCCGGAACCTTGAGGCCTATCAGGTGCTCACGGTGCTCGCGGTCGTCCTGCTCATCACCGCACCGCTCGTCGTGGGCAGCGGCGCGGCGTTGACGAGCGCCGGCGGCTACGCGGACGAGCGTTCGTACCCCGGCTCCACCGTCCGTGGCTGGAGCGGGAGCCTCGACTGGATGGCGAACAACACGCCCGCGGAGGGGACCTACGGCGGGTACAACAACTCGATGGACTACTACGGTGAGTACGAGCGTACCGACGACTTCGATTACCCCGACGGAGCCTACGGCGTACTGTCGTGGTGGGACTACGGCCACTGGATCACGACGCTCGGCGAGCGCATCCCGACGGCGAACCCCTTCCAGCAGAACGCTCGCCAGGCCGCGAACTTCCTGCTCGCCGACAACGTCTCGCGAGCCAACGAGATCGCACGGACGGAGGATGGTGAGGGCGTGCGCTACGTGATGATCGACTGGCGGATGGCCGATCCCGCCGGCGGGGCGCTGTTCACCGCACCGTTCACGTGGTACAACGACGGTCCGCTGTCGGTCTATGACGACGTGACGCCGATCGTGACTCAGCAAGCGGGGAGCCAACGGCCCTCGCTCGCGTTTTACGCCTACGAGCAGCGCCACTACGAGACGATGCGGACCAGGCTGTACTCGTTCCACGGAAGCGCGGTCGAACCCGAGCCGGTCGTGGTCGACTACGAGAGCCCGATTCCGCAGGGCGGCTCCATAGCACAGGCGTCCCCCCCATCGGGCAACGAGTCGGCGATCAAGCGCTTCGACAACATGTCGGCCGCACGGGCGTTCGTCGAGGAGGACGGCTCGGCCCAGATCGGTGGCGTCGGGGCCTATCCTCAGGAGCGCGTGGCAGCGCTCGAACACTACCGGCTGGCCGACGCGAGCCAGCGGCTTTCGAGTCAGCTCACCCAAACGCTGTTCCAGCGACTCCAGGCGACGGGCCTGAACGCGAGCGAACTGGTCCCCACGTCGCCGAGTTGGGTCAAGACGTTCGAGCGGGTGCCCGGCGCGGCGGTCGAGGGCACCGGTCCGGCGAACACGACTGTCGAAGCCACCGTCGAAATGCGCATGCCCGGCTCCGAAAGCACGTTCAACTACACCCAGCAGGCCACGACCGACGACCAGGGCGAGTTCACGATGACGCTGCCGTACTCCACCACCGGCTACGAGCAGTGGGGGACCGAGCAAGGTGCGACGAACGTCTCGGTCCAGGCGACCGGGCCGTACACCTTCCAGACGCCGGTCGAAGGTGGCAGTGACAACGCGAGTCGGTGGAACGCGACCGCCGAAGTCTCCGAGGGAGCGGTGATCGGCCGGACCAACGAGAGCGTCACAGTCGATCTCCAGCAGGAATCGGTATCGATCCCGGCGGACACCTCGGCCGGGAACGACACGGCGAGCGGCAACGCGAGTGCCGCGACGAACGCCTCGGCCACCGAGAACGGCTCTGCCGACGCGAACGCGAGTAGTGCCGGAGGCGGTACGAACGCCACCGGTGCGAACATGACGAACGCGAGTTCGATGGCGGCTCCCGGCGAGCGTGTCGCCGATGCGACTCGGGCAGCATCGCCGCAGGCGGAGGGAGCACGATGA
- a CDS encoding DUF368 domain-containing protein has product MSGRESMREWFVVYLKGMFMGAADAVPGVSGGTIALITGIYERLIAAITALDPGVLRYLPRVHRRTERAELRAALVAMDIPFLLALGAGIVTALVTVAQVMHYAFETYPGLVAALFFGLIAASAIVLYDHVSLDTPRRVAVAVFGFVLAFALSGPEVSNSMPNSPLFVLVAGSIAIAGMILPGISGAFFLYVLGQYEYLTGTLTEFTDGFVGLLSGGSLDVLIEPGIVILAFGIGALVGLFSIAYAIRWALANYREATLTFLVSLMVGALRLPATEVINNTPVVTPTAIGSILAVAAVGGALVLLVDRYTADIDFS; this is encoded by the coding sequence ATGAGCGGGCGAGAGTCGATGCGTGAGTGGTTCGTCGTCTACCTCAAGGGGATGTTCATGGGGGCTGCGGACGCAGTGCCCGGCGTCTCGGGTGGAACGATCGCGCTCATCACCGGGATCTACGAGCGGCTGATTGCCGCGATCACGGCGCTCGATCCGGGCGTGCTGCGGTACCTACCGCGGGTCCACCGTCGGACGGAGCGCGCCGAACTCCGGGCCGCGCTGGTGGCAATGGACATCCCCTTCCTGCTCGCGCTCGGGGCAGGGATCGTAACGGCACTGGTCACCGTCGCGCAAGTCATGCACTACGCCTTCGAGACCTACCCAGGGCTCGTGGCGGCGCTGTTTTTCGGCTTGATCGCGGCCTCAGCGATCGTCCTCTACGACCACGTCTCGCTCGACACGCCGCGGCGAGTCGCGGTCGCGGTGTTCGGGTTCGTGCTCGCGTTCGCACTCTCGGGGCCGGAAGTCAGCAACTCGATGCCGAACTCGCCGCTGTTCGTCCTCGTCGCCGGCTCGATCGCGATCGCCGGCATGATCCTGCCCGGAATCTCAGGGGCCTTCTTCCTCTACGTTCTCGGCCAGTACGAGTACCTGACGGGCACTCTCACGGAGTTCACTGACGGGTTCGTCGGTCTGCTGTCGGGCGGCAGCCTCGATGTCCTGATCGAACCGGGCATCGTGATCCTCGCGTTCGGCATCGGCGCACTCGTCGGCCTCTTTTCGATCGCCTACGCCATCCGGTGGGCGCTCGCAAACTACCGGGAGGCGACGTTGACGTTCCTCGTGAGTCTGATGGTCGGCGCACTCCGACTGCCCGCTACTGAAGTGATCAACAACACGCCCGTTGTGACACCGACCGCAATCGGATCGATCCTCGCTGTCGCCGCGGTCGGTGGCGCGCTGGTGCTGCTCGTCGATCGCTACACCGCCGACATCGATTTCTCCTGA
- the gfcR gene encoding transcriptional regulator GfcR, with protein MKNVDDLIGSANELADQGLSNGEIADELNVSRETASWLVERGGGTATREPAPTDALEDIHIDWSAFGRDSTRLSYVGRAMADLLGSTDGDNEEIDLVVGIEKAGTPLATTVALELDADLATYAPRKHQWEEGDIDDLSGNFSRNFAEIRDRECYVVDDTITSGTTMTETIEAIAEEGGTPVGCGVLVDKRGVEDLEGVPVESLLQVIRVGQEG; from the coding sequence ATGAAGAACGTCGACGACCTGATCGGCAGCGCGAACGAACTGGCTGACCAGGGGCTCTCGAACGGCGAGATCGCCGACGAGCTCAACGTCTCGCGCGAGACCGCGAGCTGGCTGGTCGAACGTGGCGGCGGCACGGCGACCCGCGAACCCGCACCGACCGACGCGCTCGAAGACATCCACATCGACTGGAGCGCGTTCGGCCGCGACAGCACCCGGCTCTCGTACGTCGGCCGTGCGATGGCCGACCTGCTTGGCAGTACGGACGGCGACAACGAGGAGATCGATCTCGTGGTCGGGATCGAGAAGGCCGGTACGCCGCTCGCGACCACGGTCGCGCTCGAACTCGACGCCGATCTCGCGACCTATGCCCCACGAAAACACCAATGGGAGGAGGGCGACATCGATGACCTCAGCGGCAACTTCTCGCGAAACTTCGCCGAGATCCGTGATCGGGAGTGTTACGTGGTCGACGACACCATCACGAGCGGCACGACGATGACCGAGACGATCGAGGCCATCGCCGAGGAAGGTGGCACGCCGGTCGGCTGTGGCGTGCTGGTCGACAAGCGTGGCGTCGAGGACTTGGAGGGCGTGCCGGTCGAATCGCTCCTCCAGGTCATCCGCGTCGGTCAGGAGGGATGA
- a CDS encoding alkaline phosphatase family protein, protein MTTETPDNDGIAETASRAIVLDVIGLEPDHLDRGLAPNLADLVGEPARATLEPPFPAVTLPVQTTLATGRSPESHGDVSSGEYDRANDEVAFWERDRADRDRLWETASDAGLTTGVFCFQHLIDTTADIALTPSPIEDEDNNILEMNCWTNPDGFYDDLQEKYGHFPLHTYWGPGANEESSTWILDAASEAIERYDPDLLWIYVPHLDYDGLRHGSSDELDDAIGVVDDLIGEFIDGLRGDDRWAETVVNVVSEYGFHDVDTPVFPNRALRDAGLLSVMHDGEGGEEIDLRSSRAFAMVDHQVTHVYADEGCVDDAREALAPLDGVERVLGDEGKVEYGVDHPNAGDLVLVAEPSAWFQYYWWREESDAPYYATDMDIHAKPGFDPCELFFGDSGLASLDPTLVGGSHGRRDCEGFYGLGGPAAPESVPEAVDARTVAPTLVDVLDIDVEMAFETDPL, encoded by the coding sequence ATGACAACCGAAACTCCTGATAACGATGGAATCGCCGAGACGGCTAGCCGGGCGATCGTCCTTGACGTCATCGGCCTCGAACCCGACCACCTCGATCGGGGGCTCGCGCCGAACCTCGCCGATCTCGTCGGCGAGCCGGCCCGGGCGACGCTCGAACCGCCGTTCCCCGCGGTCACGCTCCCGGTCCAGACCACGCTCGCGACCGGGCGCTCGCCCGAATCCCACGGCGACGTCTCCAGCGGCGAGTACGACCGCGCGAACGACGAGGTCGCGTTCTGGGAACGCGACCGTGCCGACCGCGACCGTCTCTGGGAGACCGCGAGCGACGCCGGCCTTACTACTGGAGTATTCTGCTTCCAGCATCTCATCGACACGACCGCCGACATCGCGCTCACGCCCTCGCCGATCGAGGACGAGGACAACAACATCCTCGAGATGAACTGCTGGACCAATCCAGATGGCTTCTACGACGATCTTCAAGAAAAGTACGGCCACTTCCCGCTGCACACCTACTGGGGGCCGGGCGCGAACGAGGAATCGTCGACGTGGATCCTCGACGCCGCGAGCGAAGCGATCGAACGCTACGATCCCGATCTCCTATGGATCTACGTTCCCCACCTCGATTACGACGGTCTCCGGCACGGCTCCAGCGACGAACTCGACGACGCGATCGGCGTGGTCGACGACCTGATCGGCGAGTTCATCGACGGACTCCGTGGCGACGACCGGTGGGCCGAAACCGTCGTGAACGTCGTCAGCGAGTACGGCTTCCACGACGTCGACACACCAGTGTTCCCGAACCGTGCGCTCCGGGATGCCGGACTGCTCTCGGTGATGCACGACGGCGAGGGTGGCGAAGAGATCGATCTCCGCTCTTCGAGGGCGTTCGCGATGGTCGACCACCAGGTGACACACGTCTACGCCGACGAGGGGTGTGTCGATGACGCTCGTGAGGCGCTCGCCCCGCTGGACGGCGTCGAGCGCGTGCTCGGCGACGAGGGGAAGGTCGAGTACGGTGTCGACCATCCGAACGCGGGCGACTTGGTGCTCGTCGCGGAGCCGTCGGCGTGGTTCCAGTACTACTGGTGGCGCGAGGAAAGCGATGCACCGTACTACGCGACCGACATGGACATCCACGCCAAACCCGGCTTCGACCCCTGTGAACTGTTCTTCGGCGACAGCGGCCTCGCTTCGCTCGATCCCACGCTCGTCGGTGGATCGCACGGCCGCCGGGACTGTGAAGGATTCTACGGGCTCGGTGGCCCGGCCGCACCCGAATCGGTGCCCGAGGCGGTCGACGCGCGGACGGTCGCGCCGACGCTCGTCGACGTCCTCGACATCGATGTCGAGATGGCGTTCGAGACCGACCCGCTCTGA
- a CDS encoding inositol-3-phosphate synthase, with amino-acid sequence MTTGVWLIGARGNVATTAMIGARAIAREATVTDGMVTERAPLTDLDLPAVGSLVFGGHDIQAGSVVETAERLHERNGVPDRDTLDAVRDDLATIDDRIVTGTARNCGRTVAELTDDAAFDDETLSLREIVERIRADYAAFQENEDLDRVVVVNVASAEPMPADPDQYDSVGAIEAGLDADDPLPASALYAYAAIDDGHPFVNFTPNAANALGGIRELADRENVPHMGRDGKTGETLLKSALAPMFAGRNLRVLSWEGHNILGNRDGEVLEDDANKAGKLQSKGGVLDEILEYDTHNRVRIDYTPALGDWKTAWDDIRFQGFLGTQMKLQFTWEGSDSALAAPLVLDLVRLLAHADEQGEGGLQPHLASFFKDPLGVDEHDLSRQFDRLYEYADQHRNTSTANEETENTP; translated from the coding sequence GTGACCACCGGCGTGTGGCTGATCGGGGCACGCGGAAACGTCGCCACGACCGCAATGATCGGCGCGCGCGCGATCGCTCGCGAGGCGACCGTCACCGACGGGATGGTGACCGAGCGCGCTCCGCTGACGGACCTCGACCTCCCGGCGGTCGGGTCGCTGGTCTTCGGTGGTCACGACATCCAGGCCGGCAGCGTGGTCGAGACGGCCGAACGCCTCCACGAACGCAACGGCGTTCCCGACCGCGATACCCTCGACGCGGTTCGGGACGATCTCGCTACGATCGACGACCGGATCGTGACCGGCACCGCACGCAACTGTGGGCGCACCGTCGCAGAGCTCACCGACGATGCAGCGTTCGACGACGAGACGCTCTCGCTTCGAGAGATCGTCGAGCGCATCCGTGCCGACTACGCCGCCTTCCAGGAAAACGAAGATCTCGATCGGGTCGTGGTGGTGAACGTCGCCTCTGCGGAGCCGATGCCCGCCGATCCCGACCAGTACGACTCGGTCGGGGCGATCGAGGCCGGACTCGACGCCGACGATCCCCTCCCGGCGAGCGCGCTCTACGCCTACGCCGCCATCGATGACGGCCACCCGTTCGTGAACTTCACCCCGAACGCCGCGAACGCGCTCGGTGGGATTCGGGAGCTCGCCGACCGGGAGAACGTCCCTCACATGGGTCGTGACGGCAAAACCGGCGAAACGCTCCTGAAGAGCGCGCTCGCGCCGATGTTCGCCGGGCGGAACCTCCGAGTACTCTCGTGGGAGGGCCACAACATCCTCGGCAATCGTGACGGTGAGGTGCTCGAAGACGACGCGAACAAGGCCGGAAAACTCCAGAGCAAGGGTGGCGTCCTCGACGAGATTCTCGAGTACGACACCCACAATCGGGTCCGGATCGACTACACGCCCGCGCTCGGCGACTGGAAGACTGCGTGGGACGACATCCGATTTCAGGGCTTTCTCGGCACGCAAATGAAGTTGCAGTTCACGTGGGAAGGGTCGGACTCGGCACTCGCCGCACCGCTCGTGCTCGATCTCGTGCGACTGCTCGCGCACGCCGACGAACAGGGCGAAGGTGGGCTCCAACCCCACCTCGCGTCCTTCTTCAAGGACCCGCTCGGCGTCGACGAACACGATCTCTCGCGGCAGTTCGATCGACTCTACGAGTACGCTGACCAACACAGGAACACATCGACGGCCAACGAGGAGACGGAGAACACACCATGA
- a CDS encoding group I truncated hemoglobin — protein MSESSLYTEIGGRDAVVAVVDDFYDRVLDDDRLAGFFEDTAMDDLRAHQIAFVSSVAGGPVEYTGDDMRAAHAHLDIADEDFDAVAGHLEAALRENGVRSENVAAIVEEVAALRDPIVGR, from the coding sequence ATGAGTGAGTCCAGCCTCTACACCGAGATCGGCGGTCGAGACGCCGTCGTAGCGGTCGTCGACGACTTCTACGACCGCGTGCTCGACGACGACCGCCTCGCCGGATTCTTCGAGGATACCGCGATGGACGACCTCCGAGCGCACCAGATCGCGTTCGTGAGTTCGGTCGCCGGCGGACCGGTCGAGTACACCGGCGACGACATGCGCGCGGCCCACGCCCATCTCGACATCGCCGACGAGGATTTCGACGCCGTCGCGGGCCACCTCGAAGCCGCGCTCCGCGAGAACGGTGTCCGTAGTGAGAACGTGGCGGCGATCGTCGAGGAGGTCGCGGCGCTGCGCGATCCCATCGTGGGTCGGTAA